Part of the Lolium perenne chloroplast, complete genome genome is shown below.
TATGCCCTTAGGCACGGCCATGCATAACATAGAAATCACACGTGGAAGGGGTGGGCAATTAGCTAGAGCAGCAGGTGCTGTAGCGAAACTGATTGCAAAAGAGGGTAAATCGGCCACTTTAAGATTACCATCTGGGGAGGTCCGTTTAGTATCCCAAAACTGCTTAGCAACAGTCGGACAAGTGGGTAATGTTGGGGTGAACCAAAAAAGTTTGGGTAGAGCCGGATCTAAGTGTTGGCTAGGTAAACGACCCGTAGTAAGAGGGGTAGTTATGAACCCTGTGGACCACCCCCATGGGGGCGGTGAAGGGAAAGCCCCCATTGGTAGAAAAAAACCCACAACCCCTTGGGGTTATCCTGCGCTTGGAAGAAGAACTAGGAAAAGGAAAAAATATAGCGATAGTTTTATTCTTCGTCGCCGTAAGTAAATACGTAACTAGGAATATGGAAATTGCATTTTTTGAATTTGCAATAATGCGATGGGCGAACGACGGGAATTGAACCCGCGCATGGTGGATTCACAATCCACTGCCTTGATCCACTTGGCTACATCCGCCCCTTATCCAGCTAAAGGATTTTTCTCTTTTTTTCATTCATCATTA
Proteins encoded:
- the rpl2 gene encoding ribosomal protein L2, whose translation is MAKHLYKTPIPSTRKGTVDRQVKSNPRNNLIHGRHRCGKGRNSRGIITARHRGGGHKRLYRKIDFRRNQKDISGRIVTIEYDPNRNAYICLIHYGDGEKRYILHPRGAIIGDTIVSGTKVPISMGNALPLTDMPLGTAMHNIEITRGRGGQLARAAGAVAKLIAKEGKSATLRLPSGEVRLVSQNCLATVGQVGNVGVNQKSLGRAGSKCWLGKRPVVRGVVMNPVDHPHGGGEGKAPIGRKKPTTPWGYPALGRRTRKRKKYSDSFILRRRK